Proteins found in one Macrobrachium nipponense isolate FS-2020 chromosome 35, ASM1510439v2, whole genome shotgun sequence genomic segment:
- the LOC135208662 gene encoding mucin-2-like has translation MAVKWEVLLVTLVAVLAGVVMAAVPGPKDPRYPDYIVHPKVICTQEGVFPHPRNCSWFYRCVDRMKVGFYHIYYFECEPGTVFADELDQCVFPFLTDKPCGTGPVVTTVIVGSSTQFAVSPVNTVQLPPKTIYSAVPSTIVITAPPTTAIVPGELTTVFGGQVTTVIPQPVQNSPTTVIVGAVTSIVYTTVTLTPLLPITVTSQVNSLIVKTGIPTTVIAPPTISTVIPGQITTVVPYNSATLTTVIVGTSTNIVTYPVSTVTLPPIITTGQVPAVTVLTGLPKTVIAPPTVSTVIPGQVTTIYPATQPPTLTTVIIGTSTNIVTYPVSTVALPPIITTGQVPAVTVLTGLPKTVIAPPTVSTVIPGQVTTVYPATQPPTITTVIIGTSTNIVTYPVSTVALPPIITTGQVPAVTVLTGLPKTVIAPPTVSTVIPGQVTTVYPATQPPTLTTVIIGTSTNIVAYPVSTVPLFPTTITSQVPAVTVLTGIATTIIAPPTVSTVIPGQVTTVYPANPQVLTTVIVHTTTIVVQTPVSTLPLPPVTVTSQVERTSIILGFPTTVIAGTLSTVVSGQMTTVVPFPVVAPTSTLPPITTTARPDPNQPSTLTTVIIGTSTNIVTYPVSTVALPPIITTGQVPAVTVLTGLPKTVIAPPTVSTVIPGQVTTVYPATQPPTITTVIIGTSTNIVTYPVSTVALPPIITTGQVPAVTVLTGLPKTVIAPPTVSTVIPGQVTTVYPATQPPTLTTVIIGTSTNIVAYPVSTVPLFPTTITSQVPAVTVLTGIATTIIAPPTVSTVIPGQVTTVYPANPKVLTTVIVHTSTYVVPTPVSTLPLPPVTVTSQVERTSIIIGFPTTVIAGTFSTVVQGQMTTVVPFPTPTPTPTPTPTPTPTLPTIITTAPPPSTLQPITTTTTTTAPPDPTALCQFVGDDCKTYNVCEPVKATLNLCRGCHINQAFVTASDLGCVGGFLYNKDANRCQPAPSNSSLCPVGGSVDVTGTYSFRCSADKTRPNEPWIRKQFCDPYVLCNREGLFQGTKSLCTNFYQCYQTASGGWTSELRNCIGESLYSFEEDRCVPKPKPEELCFS, from the exons ATGGCAGTGAAGTGGGAGGTGTTGCTGGTGACGCTTGTCGCCGTTTTGGCGGGAGTTGTCATGGCTGCAGTCCCCGGACCGAAAG ATCCCCGCTATCCTGATTACATTGTTCATCCTAAAGTCATCTGCACCCAGGAAGGTGTGTTTCCTCACCCAAGAAACTGCAGTTGGTTTTACAG GTGCGTTGACCGCATGAAGGTTGGTTTCTATCACATTTACTACTTTGAATGCGAACCTGGAACTGTTTTTGCGGATGAATTAGACCAGTGTGTCTTCCCTTTCCTCACTGACAAACCGTGTGGCACTGGTCCGGTAGTGACAACTGTGATTGTTGGATCATCTACGCAATTTGCTGTTAGTCCTGTCAACACTGTGCAATTACCTCCAAAAACTATATATAGTGCAGTCCCATCCACAATAGTTATAACAGCTCCACCAACAACTGCTATTGTTCCCGGAGAATTGACTACAGTTTTTGGAGGGCAGGTTACTACTGTTATTCCTCAACCAGTGCAGAATTCCCCCACTACTGTAATTGTGGGAGCTGTTACCAGTATTGTGTACACCACAGTCACTCTAACTCCCCTATTGCCTATAACAGTAACAAGTCAAGTTAATTCTCTTATAGTAAAAACAGGAATTCCAACAACAGTCATAGCTCCACCGACAATATCCACAGTTATTCCAGGGCAAATAACAACAGTCGTTCCCTACAACTCGGCAACATTGACAACAGTAATTGTTGGAACATCTACAAATATTGTAACATATCCTGTCTCTACAGTTACCTTGCCTCCAATAATCACCACAGGCCAAGTTCCAGCAGTGACAGTACTGACAGGTTTACCAAAGACAGTTATAGCTCCACCAACAGTCTCAACAGTTATTCCAGGACAAGTTACCACAATATATCCTGCAACCCAACCACCAACACTAACAACTGTGATTATTGGAACATCTACAAATATTGTAACATATCCTGTCTCTACAGTTGCCTTGCCTCCAATAATCACCACAGGCCAAGTTCCAGCAGTGACAGTACTGACAGGTTTACCAAAGACAGTTATAGCACCACCAACAGTCTCCACAGTTATTCCAGGACAAGTTACAACTGTGTATCCAGCAACCCAACCACCAACAATAACAACTGTGATTATTGGAACATCTACAAATATTGTAACATATCCTGTCTCTACCGTAGCCTTGCCTCCAATAATCACCACAGGCCAAGTTCCAGCAGTGACAGTACTGACAGGTTTACCAAAGACAGTTATAGCACCACCAACGGTCTCCACAGTTATTCCAGGACAAGTTACAACAGTGTATCCAGCAACCCAACCACCAACACTAACAACTGTGATTATTGGAACATCTACGAATATTGTAGCATACCCTGTCTCTACAGTTCCCTTGTTTCCAACAACTATCACAAGCCAAGTCCCAGCAGTCACAGTTTTAACTGGCATTGCAACAACTATCATAGCACCACCAACTGTTTCTACTGTTATTCCAGGACAAGTGACTACAGTCTATCCAGCAAACCCTCAGGTTTTAACGACGGTTATAGTACATACTACAACTATTGTTGTTCAAACGCCAGTCAGTACTCTCCCTCTCCCACCAGTTACTGTCACCAGCCAAGTGGAGAGGACATCAATAATCCTAGGCTTCCCAACAACTGTAATTGCTGGAACTCTTAGCACTGTTGTTTCGGGGCAGATGACCACAGTCGTTCCTTTCCCTGTTGTAGCCCCTACGTCTACTCTTCCACCTATCACAACAACAGCACGACCTGATCCAAACCAACCATCAACACTGACAACTGTGATTATTGGAACATCTACAAATATTGTAACATATCCTGTCTCTACAGTTGCCTTGCCTCCAATAATCACCACAGGCCAAGTTCCAGCAGTGACAGTACTGACAGGTTTACCAAAGACAGTTATAGCACCACCAACAGTCTCCACAGTTATTCCAGGACAAGTTACAACTGTGTATCCAGCAACCCAACCACCAACAATAACAACTGTGATTATTGGAACATCTACAAATATTGTAACATATCCTGTCTCTACCGTAGCCTTGCCTCCAATAATCACCACAGGCCAAGTTCCAGCAGTGACAGTACTGACAGGTTTACCAAAGACAGTTATAGCACCACCAACGGTCTCCACAGTTATTCCAGGACAAGTTACAACAGTGTATCCAGCAACCCAACCACCAACACTAACAACTGTGATTATTGGAACATCTACGAATATTGTAGCATACCCTGTCTCTACAGTTCCCTTGTTTCCAACAACTATCACAAGCCAAGTCCCAGCAGTCACAGTTTTAACTGGCATTGCAACAACTATCATAGCACCACCAACTGTTTCTACTGTTATTCCAGGACAAGTGACTACAGTCTATCCAGCAAACCCTAAGGTTTTAACGACGGTTATAGTACATACTTCAACTTATGTTGTTCCAACGCCAGTCAGTACTCTTCCTCTCCCACCAGTTACTGTCACCAGCCAAGTGGAGAGGACATCAATAATCATAGGCTTCCCAACAACTGTAATTGCTGGAACTTTTAGCACTGTTGTTCAGGGGCAGATGACCACAGTCGTTCCCTTCCCTACGCCTACTCCTACGCCTACTCCTACGCCTACTCCTACGCCTACTCTTCCAACCATCATCACAACAGCACCACCTCCGTCTACTCTTCAAcccatcacaacaacaacaacaacaacagcaccacCTGATCCAACGGCTCTGTGTCAATTCGTTGGAGATGACTGCAAGACCTACAATGTCTGTGAACCTGTGAAAGCGACACTGAATCTCTGCCGTGGATGCCATATTAATCAAGCATTTGTTACAGCCTCTGACCTGGGATGTGTTGGTGGTTTCTTGTATAATAAGGATGCTAACCGATGTCAACCTGCACCTAGCA ACAGCTCTCTCTGTCCCGTCGGAGGATCAGTGGATGTCACCGGAACCTACAGTTTTCGCTGTAGTGCAGACAAGACTCGCCCGAACGAACCTTGGATAAGAAAACAGTTCTGTGATCCCTACGTATTGTGTAATCGTGAAGGTCTTTTCCAG GGAACCAAATCATTATGCACAAACTTCTACCAGTGTTACCAGACTGCATCCGGAGGCTGGACGTCGGAGCTGAGGAACTGCATTGGGGAAAGCCTGTACAGTTTCGAGGAGGACAGATGCGTCCCCAAGCCTAAAC cGGAAGAATTGTGTTTCTCCTAA